The Christiangramia flava JLT2011 region AGGACTGGTATTCGATCTCCGCGTTGATCCTGGTTAGATCGGGATTTTTAAGACGAATCTTTTGCCGGAACTGCGCCTCATCAGAAAAATAGGCCAAATCCATTTCAAAAACCTGGTCATATTCCACTTCTGGTTCTGATTGTGTTACGCCCCCGACCAATTCATAATCTTCCCCCGCAGCTTCAAATGTGAAAGTAGTTGGATTGGGACCTTCCGCAGGCATTTCCGTAGCATACAAATGCCAGTGCGGCTCAATTTCGGCATGAAAGATCAGCTCATATTCGGTTTCAGAAATCTTGTTTAACTCGGTTTCCCAGTGTACCGGATTCAGTATTTGGGAAAAAGCGATGGTTTGAAAGAGCAGGAAAAGCGGTAAAAAGCCTTTCCGAATAAGAGTTTGAAACATAGATTCTGAAAAATTTGGTTCCGTTTAATTCAATCGTTAAGCCGAAGCTCACCCATAAAAGGTCGTTCAAAAATATCGATTCTTACGTAAAACAGGAAAACAGCAAGCATTTATCGTGTGACAAGCGTTATATATTCGTTAAACGATCATTGATTATCAGCATTTTTACCGATTTTATGGTAGATCAAAAATAAAATTGTTATGAGTTATTTAGAAAAAGCAAAAGACATTTACAGCCAGCTCCAGCAGGGAAAATTGCTGGATGCTTTTGACCAGTATTACCATGATGATGTGGTGATGACCGAGCCAAAAGGAGGAACGCGCAAAGGCAAAAAAGATTGCCGGGATTATGAGGAAAAATTCCTTTCTAATGTTAAGGAATTCCATAATCTGGAGATCAGGAACGTGGGATCTAATGAAAATGAAAAGTCTACTTTCGTAGAATCTATGATGGATGCCACGCTACAGGATGGCAAACGCTACCAGATGGAGCAAACTGCTGTTCAGCAATGGGCCGGGGATCACATTATTTACGAACGTTTTTATTACGATAAGGCTATTTGGCCAGACCTGAAATAATTGAAGAGCCGGGTTCTGCCCGGCTTTTTTTTATTTGATCGGTATCTGGATCGCTACTTTTGTACCTTTTATGTTTCCTGCTGAAATATGAAATTCGCCGTTTCGCTCGGCAACCATCTGCTTTACCAGTGGCAAACCAAGACCAAAACCTCTTTCACCATCGGTTCCCAGGGAAGTTCCAGGCTCCAGGTCATTGATCTTTTGTAAGCCTTCTTCGGAAATCCCATCACCGCTGTCACTTACCAGAATTTGCAAAAAATAACACGCTTCTTTTTGAAGGATTTCCAGATTCACATTGATTTCTCCACCTTCCGAAGTGAATTTAATGGCATTGGAAACCAGGTTTCCAATGATCGATAACAATTTTCTTCGAGAGAAAGTCACTTGCTGGTGTTCCCCGGAAAGCTGTACATTTAGCGAAAGCTCCTTTGCGCCGGCCGGCAGACGGTATAGTTCCAGGATCTTATTCCGAAGTTCCTGAATATTGAGCAGGTGGGCATTCAGCAGATGATGACGGGCCTCCCTGTTTAGAATATCATCGGTCATTTCGATGATCCCGTTTGCTGATTTACTGATCATGTCTAGGTATTCCCGCATTTCTTCCCCGGTGATCTCCTCATCCCGAAGGGTGTCTGCCAGGCCTGAAATTCCAAATACCGGGCCTCGTACGTCATGAGCGATCTGGTTTCTGGATTTTTCCGCGGTGATCAAGGCATATTCCAACTCATGAATCTTGCGTTTCATTTCGAGTTTCCCCACGATTTCCTCGGCCAGCAACTTTAGGAACCGCCGTTGCTTTTCACTGATCGATTTTTCGCCACGGTCCAGCACGCATAGCGCCCCGATCTTCTCGCCACTTTCCAGCTGCAGTGGCACACCGAAATAATAGCGAAAACCGTCTTCTTTTTTCACATATTCCTTGGACTGGAAACGCTCGTCCAGGTGCAGGCCATTCACTTCCATATGATCTGCTTCAGACTGGATGGTGACACTACAAATGGAATCTTCTCGCGGAATATTCCGAAATTCGTTCGCTGAAATAGACCACTGGTTGTAATTATCGATAAGGTTCAGGAAAGAAATCTCTGTTCCGGCAATAGTAGCTGCAAGATCGGTGATTTGCCCGAATTCTTCGGCCATTTCCTGGTATTGGAGATCAAATTCGCTAAGCTTGTGAATTCGACAAAATTCCTGTTCTTCTGTCGAGACCTGCTGAATCATAAATCAGATTTTTGGCTGCCAAAGATAAAAGATATCCCATGCATCGAAAGAAAATTTCAGAAAATGCTAATTTGGATGAAAATTCAGAAAATGACCAGAAACCTGCTTCTTTTTGCTTTCGTACTGGCTAGTCTCCAGACCTTAAATGCTCAGGATTCCCTGAAAACCTGGATGCTGGGTCCGTTTTTCAGATCCGAAGATCCCAAACCTATCAGCCAGAGCGATCCGGAATCCAGTTTCAAAGACCCCATTACCGGCAACGTGGCGTACTGGGAATCGATGGCCACCTTTAACCCGGCAGCTATCGTCAAAAATGGCAAAGTCCAGGTCTTTTATCGCGCAGAAGAAAAACTGGGAGAAAAGGAGATTGGAGGGCATCGCTCCAGAATTGGACTCATGACTTCGGGAGACGGGATCACTTTTCAGAAGAACAAGCAACCCGTTTTCTATCCCGATAACGACTCACAAAAAGCAAATGAATGGCCAGGCGGAACGGAAGACCCCAGGTTGGTACAAACCGAAGAAGGGCTATTCGTACTTACCTATACGCAGTGGAACAGAAAGGTTCCAAAACTGGCCGTAGCAACTTCTAAAGATCTTATAAACTGGGATAAACACGGCCCGGTTTTTCAGAATTACAAAGATGGAAGCTATCAGGAGCAGGAAACCAAATCTGGTGCAATAGTCACAAAACTGGAAAATGGCAGGCTGGTAGCAACAAAAATCAATGGAAAATACTGGATGTATTATGGTGTGCCTACGATCAACCTGGCATATTCCGAAGACCTGATCAACTGGATCCCGCTGGAAGATTTCGAGGGAAAAGCTGCCGCTGTTTTAAAACCGCGAACGGGTTATTTTGATTCCTGGCTGGTGGAAGCAGGACCACCGCCAGTGCTTACCAAAGATGGGATCGTGGTGCTGTACAATGCCGGAAATTCCCGGAATATCGGTCAGCAGGATCTTGCCAACCGAATATACACGGGCGGGCAGGCTTTATTCAGCGCTACCGAACCCTGGAAATTACTGGATCGATCAGCAAAACCTTTTATACAACCGGAAACCGACTTTGAAAAATCGGGACAATACCAGGATGGTACAACTTTCATTGAG contains the following coding sequences:
- a CDS encoding nuclear transport factor 2 family protein codes for the protein MSYLEKAKDIYSQLQQGKLLDAFDQYYHDDVVMTEPKGGTRKGKKDCRDYEEKFLSNVKEFHNLEIRNVGSNENEKSTFVESMMDATLQDGKRYQMEQTAVQQWAGDHIIYERFYYDKAIWPDLK
- a CDS encoding GAF domain-containing sensor histidine kinase, with amino-acid sequence MIQQVSTEEQEFCRIHKLSEFDLQYQEMAEEFGQITDLAATIAGTEISFLNLIDNYNQWSISANEFRNIPREDSICSVTIQSEADHMEVNGLHLDERFQSKEYVKKEDGFRYYFGVPLQLESGEKIGALCVLDRGEKSISEKQRRFLKLLAEEIVGKLEMKRKIHELEYALITAEKSRNQIAHDVRGPVFGISGLADTLRDEEITGEEMREYLDMISKSANGIIEMTDDILNREARHHLLNAHLLNIQELRNKILELYRLPAGAKELSLNVQLSGEHQQVTFSRRKLLSIIGNLVSNAIKFTSEGGEINVNLEILQKEACYFLQILVSDSGDGISEEGLQKINDLEPGTSLGTDGERGFGLGLPLVKQMVAERNGEFHISAGNIKGTKVAIQIPIK
- a CDS encoding glycoside hydrolase family 130 protein, encoding MKIQKMTRNLLLFAFVLASLQTLNAQDSLKTWMLGPFFRSEDPKPISQSDPESSFKDPITGNVAYWESMATFNPAAIVKNGKVQVFYRAEEKLGEKEIGGHRSRIGLMTSGDGITFQKNKQPVFYPDNDSQKANEWPGGTEDPRLVQTEEGLFVLTYTQWNRKVPKLAVATSKDLINWDKHGPVFQNYKDGSYQEQETKSGAIVTKLENGRLVATKINGKYWMYYGVPTINLAYSEDLINWIPLEDFEGKAAAVLKPRTGYFDSWLVEAGPPPVLTKDGIVVLYNAGNSRNIGQQDLANRIYTGGQALFSATEPWKLLDRSAKPFIQPETDFEKSGQYQDGTTFIEGLVYFQQKWFLYYGTADSMIGVVSTK